Proteins found in one Coffea eugenioides isolate CCC68of chromosome 5, Ceug_1.0, whole genome shotgun sequence genomic segment:
- the LOC113770870 gene encoding cysteine-rich receptor-like protein kinase 25, whose translation MLCLLSFHTTLTIPAGLNFLGYSCLVATYDPNSTTGSIYGTNLNLTLDILYSNASRTDINGFYNFSTGNEPSNTTVYGLFLCRGDVNTDVCKVCVRNASIQALQVCPDQKVAIVWYEQCFLRFSDQTIFSKAAFTPGYSLYNPKNITGSVSYQFGMDLGNLLNQAANQAADDTWGKKFAVQEGNISLQSADQPADQARNLYTLAECTPDLSADDCKSCLRKAIEELPSYGFFGGIPIGGRLLFPSCSIRYELYRFYNTASSAPPLSPKLHVPASPPPNSAPPPPPNSSKAFVTTERMKLVD comes from the exons ATGCTTTGTTTGCTTAGCTTCCATACCACACTCACTATCCCCGCGGGCTTGAATTTTCTCGGGTACAGCTGTCTAGTCGCTACCTACGATCCTAACAGTACTACCGGCAGCATTTACGGAACCAATCTGAATTTGACGCTTGACATTCTATATTCGAATGCATCTCGGACAGACATCAATGGTTTCTATAATTTCAGTACTGGCAACGAGCCTTCTAACACTACTGTCTATGGCCTCTTTCTCTGTCGAGGTGATGTCAACACTGATGTTTGCAAAGTATGCGTACGAAATGCCAGCATACAAGCACTTCAGGTGTGCCCGGATCAAAAGGTTGCTATTGTTTGGTATGAACAGTGCTTCTTACGCTTTTCCGACCAGACAATTTTCTCCAAGGCTGCTTTCACACCTGGTTATTCTTTGTACAATCCAAAGAATATCACCGGATCAGTATCATACCAGTTCGGAATGGACTTGGGAAATTTGTTGAATCAAGCTGCAAATCAGGCTGCAGATGACACCTGGGGCAAAAAGTTTGCTGTTCAAGAAGGCAATATTTCTTTACAGAGCGCGGATCAACCTGCGGATCAAGCTCGGAATTTGTATACCCTTGCAGAGTGCACACCTGATCTATCCGCTGATGACTGCAAAAGTTGCCTCAGAAAAGCTATAGAGGAACTTCCTTCATATGGATTCTTTGGTGGTATTCCAATAGGAGGAAGATTACTCTTTCCAAGCTGTAGTATTAGGTATGAGCTCTACCGCTTCTACAATACTGCATCCTCTGCACCACCGCTGTCACCAAAGCTGCATGTTCCTGCTAGTCCTCCACCAAATTCTGCACCACCGCCACCGCCTAATTCCAGTAAAG CATTCGTAACAACTGAGCGGATGAAACTAGTAGATTAA